Below is a genomic region from Deltaproteobacteria bacterium.
TCGCCATATTCGCCATTGTCTTTTTCCGACCGGAACTATACTCGGGTGAGGGTGGCGATATCACCCTGTTCTCTTACGCCGATATGAAAAAGGGGGATCTGGAGGTAAAGGGGCCCGCAAGAGCCGCAAAGCGTCATCCAACCGGTCGGACAGAACAGTGGGTGGAGATCGCAGTCGAACTCGGCAAGAAAGAGGAGCTCTATATCCTGAGAGATACAGACATAGATGCCAGGGGCAGGGCGGTACATTTTTCGGTGAAGGTCCGGGGCATCAACAAAGAGGGCAGGGATTACGATCTGGGCGAGGCGAAGTATCCCTTTTTCCTCCAGATGATCTTTGATACCGCGCCGGAGGGGCTTTCCCTGAAGAAAAAGCTTTCCCTCTGGTACAAATCCGTGAAGTCCGAGAAGATTCGGAACCGTCAGAACATCATCTATGCTTTCGGAAACAGGCTGCCGAAAGAGAGCATCGTAAATCCTTACCCGGGGAGTGCGATCATATCGATCGGGGATGACCGGGACGTGGACAGGGTCATTCACGTGACCAGAAGCCTCGATTACGACTATAAGCTCGCATTCGGTGAAGAGATGGAGGGAAAGCTGAAGAGAGTTGTTGTCGGCTTCGAAGGATATGGTGATGGTGGGGAAAGCCTTCCCGTCCTGGTGTCCCAAATCCTCCTCAAACGCAACTGATGGCCATTCAGGTTTTCATGAGGTCATCGATGATCTTCAAAACCTGCCTTCTCGTTTCCTCGATCGAGCCGGAGTTGTCGACGACGAAATCCGCCCTCTTTTCCTTCTCGGCGATGGATAGTTGAGCATCTATTCGGCTCGCGATCTCCTCTTCCGGCAGTCCGTCCCTCTTTTTGAGCCGCTCTGTCTGATCGACCCTGCTTGCCGAAACGGTGATGATGATATCAAAAAGGCTCCCCCGTTCTTTTTCAAAGATCAGGGCCGCCTCGATGACGCAGAAGGGCTTTTTCCCCTCTGCGCATGCACGGACAAATTCGCCCATCCTCTTTTGGATCTCCGGATGCGTGATCTCCTCGAGCAGCTTCATTTTACCGGGGTCCTTGAATACCAGGTCCCCCAGCGCCTGCCGGTTTACGGTGCCGTCTTCTCTGAGAACTGCCTGGCCGAAAACCCTCCTTATCTTTTCGTGTGCATCGGTTCCGGGGAGGTAGACGTCGCGCGTAACCCTGTCGGCATCGAGAACGGGTACGCCCGCTTTCCTGAATATGTCCGCAACAAGTGATTTCCCCGTTCCGATTCCACCTGTGAG
It encodes:
- a CDS encoding dephospho-CoA kinase; this translates as MKIIGLTGGIGTGKSLVADIFRKAGVPVLDADRVTRDVYLPGTDAHEKIRRVFGQAVLREDGTVNRQALGDLVFKDPGKMKLLEEITHPEIQKRMGEFVRACAEGKKPFCVIEAALIFEKERGSLFDIIITVSASRVDQTERLKKRDGLPEEEIASRIDAQLSIAEKEKRADFVVDNSGSIEETRRQVLKIIDDLMKT